A window of the Candidatus Abyssobacteria bacterium SURF_5 genome harbors these coding sequences:
- a CDS encoding gfo/Idh/MocA family oxidoreductase, with amino-acid sequence MTDKLRVGVIGCGEISGLTTWGFRTDDRSAIYAVADPNVERAEQRASEWKAEKVYSDYRKLLDDKAVDAVMIITPHDLHRQMVVEALDAGKHVSVQKPMARNVEECTAMVEAAKRAKGKFQVFECYPFYPPIAKAKELIDAGEIGDVSMLRLRTTSGSLQCGWELTSTSWEWKFNQERVGGGTMFDDMHHKYALALFFGGPIERVSAFIENPGMFLDTPATVMWKHKEGIRYGVLDATYSPDLIIDTKYYPVEERVEITGSKGIIWVTRLTGRLMNVAPLIMYRDGQTHCYHDIPSEWEEGFIRCAQHFIDCILENKQPYLSAEEGLRVVQFGRAVYKSAEAGAAVSPDSIG; translated from the coding sequence ATGACGGACAAACTGAGAGTCGGAGTGATCGGGTGCGGCGAGATATCGGGGTTGACCACCTGGGGGTTTCGGACGGATGATCGCAGCGCCATCTATGCGGTTGCCGACCCGAATGTCGAGCGGGCCGAGCAGCGGGCATCCGAATGGAAGGCGGAGAAGGTTTACAGCGACTACCGCAAACTATTGGACGATAAGGCAGTCGATGCGGTCATGATCATAACGCCGCATGATTTGCACCGGCAAATGGTCGTGGAGGCGCTCGATGCAGGTAAGCATGTCTCCGTCCAGAAACCAATGGCTCGCAATGTCGAGGAATGCACCGCGATGGTCGAGGCGGCCAAACGCGCCAAGGGAAAATTCCAGGTATTCGAATGCTATCCGTTTTATCCCCCGATTGCAAAGGCGAAGGAATTGATCGACGCGGGCGAGATCGGCGACGTTTCGATGCTTCGGCTTCGCACAACGAGCGGCTCGCTCCAGTGCGGATGGGAGCTCACCTCGACGTCATGGGAATGGAAATTCAATCAGGAGCGCGTCGGCGGCGGCACCATGTTCGACGACATGCACCACAAATACGCGCTCGCGCTGTTCTTCGGCGGGCCTATCGAGCGGGTCTCGGCCTTCATCGAGAATCCCGGCATGTTTCTCGATACGCCGGCTACCGTCATGTGGAAACACAAAGAAGGCATTCGCTACGGCGTGCTCGACGCGACGTATTCGCCCGACCTGATTATCGACACAAAATATTATCCGGTCGAGGAGCGGGTCGAGATCACCGGCTCGAAGGGCATCATCTGGGTGACGAGGCTGACCGGCAGGCTGATGAACGTCGCGCCGCTGATCATGTATCGGGACGGCCAGACGCACTGCTATCACGATATCCCGTCAGAATGGGAGGAAGGCTTCATCCGATGCGCTCAGCATTTCATCGATTGCATTCTCGAAAATAAGCAGCCGTATCTGTCAGCCGAAGAGGGATTGCGCGTGGTGCAGTTCGGCCGGGCCGTTTACAAATCGGCCGAGGCGGGCGCGGCCGTGTCGCCGGACTCGATCGGCTGA
- a CDS encoding FtsX-like permease family protein: MKTLGIIRDGMVSLRQHRFRTFLSTLGIIFGVTAIIAMVSIGEGSKREALALIEQLGKNNVILRSLEPAGAGTSGKQVHAGGLSKGDLERIQARVTEAENVAPLLQVKAAMANARMGFNPEIISTTGAYQKIMGLSVSEGRFICLEDVDKSTLCCCIGWDVLESLGSAGRVGQSLRIENTMFKIVGILGKRDWNTRKSQSIAARNVNRLIIIPLGTEKALVSSQSVEPEVSEIIAQVKPGSDVLLSAKLLKRIVDENHRGLEDFHMIVPQELLNQARRTHRVYNAVLGCIAAISLVVGGIGIMNIMLATVSERTREIGIRRAVGANQTHIFLQFLFEAAMLTSLGGAIGICCGIVASGQIARLIGWETVISGWAVTLSLLTAVFVGICSGMYPAVRAARMDPVAALRFE, from the coding sequence ATGAAGACGCTCGGCATTATCAGAGACGGCATGGTTTCGCTCCGCCAGCACAGATTCAGGACGTTCCTGAGCACGCTCGGCATTATTTTTGGGGTGACCGCAATCATTGCAATGGTTTCCATCGGAGAAGGTTCGAAGCGGGAAGCCCTGGCGCTCATCGAGCAGCTCGGCAAGAACAACGTCATCTTGAGAAGTCTCGAGCCTGCCGGGGCGGGAACATCAGGAAAACAGGTTCATGCGGGTGGATTAAGCAAGGGTGATCTCGAGAGGATTCAGGCACGGGTGACCGAAGCGGAAAACGTTGCGCCGCTCCTCCAGGTGAAGGCCGCCATGGCGAATGCAAGAATGGGGTTCAATCCCGAGATAATATCAACGACCGGTGCTTACCAGAAGATAATGGGGCTTTCCGTATCCGAAGGCCGATTCATCTGCCTCGAGGATGTCGATAAGAGCACCCTCTGCTGTTGCATCGGGTGGGACGTCCTCGAGAGCCTGGGTTCCGCCGGACGCGTTGGACAGAGCCTGCGGATAGAAAACACAATGTTCAAGATTGTCGGAATCCTGGGCAAGCGAGATTGGAACACTCGCAAGAGCCAGTCGATAGCGGCACGAAACGTCAATAGATTGATCATAATTCCGCTCGGGACCGAGAAGGCGCTCGTATCCTCCCAATCTGTCGAACCGGAAGTTTCAGAAATTATTGCACAGGTCAAACCCGGTTCCGACGTGCTCCTGAGTGCGAAACTGCTGAAGAGAATTGTTGACGAAAACCATCGCGGCCTGGAGGACTTCCACATGATAGTGCCGCAGGAGCTTCTGAATCAGGCAAGAAGAACGCACCGGGTGTATAATGCCGTCCTTGGCTGCATCGCCGCAATTTCGCTGGTGGTCGGCGGAATCGGGATCATGAATATCATGCTTGCCACCGTATCTGAAAGAACGAGAGAAATCGGCATTCGCCGGGCCGTCGGCGCGAATCAGACCCATATATTCCTGCAGTTCCTGTTCGAGGCGGCGATGCTCACATCTCTCGGAGGCGCCATCGGAATATGCTGCGGCATCGTTGCATCCGGGCAAATAGCAAGGCTTATTGGATGGGAAACTGTCATATCCGGATGGGCCGTGACCCTTTCGTTATTGACCGCGGTCTTCGTCGGCATTTGTTCGGGCATGTATCCGGCAGTGAGGGCGGCCCGAATGGATCCGGTCGCTGCATTGAGATTTGAATAA
- a CDS encoding ABC transporter ATP-binding protein — MAELLAETESIKKVFQNGQLCVEALRGVSMRIHRGEFVAIMGPSGSGKSTLMHIIGCLDRPSSGVYRFGGRDVSNLSDKQLSRIRANEIGFVFQTFNLIHGFNVLENVRLPFLYRDDDEGLTDRRVVSAIEKVGLAGRIQHRPSELSGGELQRVAIARAIAIDPVIVLADEPTGNLDFGTGRDIMSLFLQLNAQGMTVVLVTHDRQLAECAQRIIHIRDGAIQPD, encoded by the coding sequence ATGGCAGAGCTGTTGGCTGAAACCGAATCTATTAAGAAAGTCTTTCAGAACGGGCAACTATGCGTCGAAGCATTGCGCGGCGTAAGCATGCGGATTCATCGAGGGGAATTCGTGGCAATTATGGGGCCGTCGGGCTCGGGCAAGTCTACGCTGATGCACATAATCGGATGCCTGGACCGGCCGAGTTCCGGCGTGTATCGGTTCGGCGGCAGGGACGTCTCGAATCTCTCGGACAAGCAGCTTTCTCGTATCCGCGCCAATGAGATCGGGTTCGTGTTTCAGACATTCAACTTGATCCATGGATTCAATGTGTTGGAAAACGTGAGATTGCCATTTCTCTACAGGGATGACGACGAAGGGCTGACCGATCGTCGGGTCGTCAGTGCGATAGAGAAGGTGGGGCTCGCGGGCAGGATTCAGCATCGTCCTTCAGAACTCTCGGGTGGAGAATTACAGAGAGTCGCCATCGCGAGGGCGATAGCGATTGATCCTGTGATCGTGCTGGCGGATGAGCCTACTGGAAACCTGGACTTCGGCACCGGGAGAGACATCATGTCCTTGTTTCTCCAACTGAATGCGCAGGGCATGACGGTGGTTCTGGTGACTCATGATCGGCAATTGGCCGAATGCGCCCAGAGGATCATCCACATTCGCGACGGCGCAATCCAGCCGGATTGA
- a CDS encoding efflux RND transporter periplasmic adaptor subunit yields MNEKKRMLYVTLAIVPVMLIGFLSAGVYRHRLAGDEMIFAVVMRKSFDVSVQLVGHLEAAYSITVSSEVKGDSGKIISIIENGTRVEKGDVLIRLDPTLFEKDVDACSEKLEVCKANVIALEQSFEWEQNQAVREVKTAQYEFEVSKMELEKTEKGDGPLELAQLENDAKKAQSEYLEKSGYLADLEELEKQGFSNPAETEQAKKKIDEARETFEIAERKLDAFKEYLLPAKIEMARAKVERAKSDLEQTKKSMAISVAKASAELDRAKREVELAATSLAAAQDQLAKTVITAPTPGLAIIRETYFRGERRRAQVGDTVWQNQPLVYLPDISEMLVNTKVREVDLHKLRSGLPATVSVDAYPETRLKGAVHSIGVLAEEKAEVKTAEKYFQVTIAIQEQDARLRPGMTASVRIVSDSVRDVLAIPINAIFEKEGRKCCYVVHGNGYELREVIVGAQKEDFAEVKEGLSEGEKICLIEPRSDQMQSRKSTIMKVGSGPQIRCRHGRAVG; encoded by the coding sequence ATGAACGAAAAGAAAAGAATGCTTTATGTAACCCTTGCGATCGTCCCCGTGATGCTGATTGGATTCTTGAGCGCCGGTGTATACCGACACCGACTCGCCGGAGATGAGATGATCTTTGCGGTCGTAATGAGGAAATCGTTCGACGTGAGCGTTCAACTGGTTGGCCATCTTGAAGCTGCATATTCCATTACGGTCAGCTCCGAGGTCAAAGGAGATTCAGGCAAGATCATCTCAATCATCGAAAACGGCACACGAGTCGAGAAAGGAGACGTCCTGATTCGCCTGGACCCGACCCTCTTTGAAAAAGACGTGGATGCCTGCTCCGAAAAGCTTGAAGTGTGCAAGGCCAATGTGATAGCGCTTGAGCAGAGTTTCGAATGGGAACAGAATCAAGCCGTTCGAGAGGTCAAAACGGCGCAATACGAATTTGAAGTGTCAAAGATGGAGCTCGAGAAGACAGAAAAAGGGGATGGTCCACTCGAACTTGCCCAACTGGAGAACGATGCTAAAAAAGCGCAAAGCGAATACCTTGAGAAATCCGGCTACCTCGCTGACCTGGAGGAATTGGAGAAGCAGGGCTTCAGTAATCCCGCCGAGACCGAGCAAGCGAAAAAAAAGATAGACGAGGCCAGGGAAACATTTGAAATTGCGGAAAGAAAACTCGATGCTTTCAAAGAGTACCTGCTTCCCGCAAAAATTGAAATGGCGAGAGCCAAAGTCGAGAGGGCGAAATCGGATCTGGAACAGACGAAGAAATCAATGGCGATCAGCGTCGCCAAGGCGTCAGCCGAGCTGGACCGGGCGAAGCGAGAGGTTGAGTTGGCCGCGACCTCGCTCGCGGCGGCGCAAGATCAGCTCGCCAAGACCGTGATAACGGCGCCCACACCCGGCCTTGCCATCATCCGCGAAACGTACTTCAGGGGTGAAAGAAGAAGAGCTCAGGTGGGAGACACCGTGTGGCAGAATCAGCCGCTTGTGTATCTGCCCGACATCTCCGAGATGCTGGTGAATACGAAGGTGCGCGAAGTGGATTTACATAAACTGAGAAGCGGACTTCCCGCGACGGTTTCCGTCGATGCGTATCCTGAGACTCGACTCAAGGGAGCGGTTCATTCCATCGGAGTGCTGGCCGAGGAAAAGGCTGAGGTGAAAACTGCCGAAAAGTATTTTCAGGTAACGATCGCGATACAGGAACAAGACGCGCGGTTGCGCCCGGGCATGACCGCAAGCGTGAGAATCGTGTCCGACAGTGTCAGGGATGTTCTCGCCATCCCGATAAATGCGATATTCGAAAAGGAAGGCCGCAAGTGTTGCTATGTCGTTCACGGGAATGGCTACGAGCTGAGGGAAGTGATCGTGGGCGCTCAAAAGGAGGACTTCGCGGAAGTGAAAGAAGGCCTGTCTGAGGGCGAGAAAATTTGTCTCATAGAACCTCGTTCCGATCAGATGCAGAGCCGGAAGTCGACAATCATGAAGGTCGGAAGCGGTCCCCAAATCAGATGCAGACATGGCAGAGCTGTTGGCTGA
- a CDS encoding TolC family protein: MALGRGSDISRGVKGLSSSLIAATRCRRGCTLAALCVLFVLGMILPAGAFTTPAEIQQPDNAPPQTDATQAGGPPLSSPPGEGPGSIQEEPGSHARSQDTAAADPVLVLTLEDAINRALEANRSILDARDRLESARLSIVSAESEFELKLFPDAVAGVTGGDDEDDGELLGAGISIEKKLPIGTVLAVRPNVERDDDVYRSSVDSFLIQPLLRGAGREFNLALVRESEFGERSSERSLYLTRAGTVISTVGAVYSVIGQREFVRLNLESVSRLKGHAQAARVKEKFGLATPIDVYRAEIQMKQSEDSLATAQEAYQDALDNLRLILALPIEEDIDVSAPLDYSIVRMKEEEAIEIALRNRVELKQAWDTVMNVERRSRVAKHGILPELNVVLSFSPFQESAVFEESLQLDKYFWGINLTSTTDLARTAERAAYEQSLIEVQAAYRDMVLTRDEVVRDVKSSLRTLIKAEQRIEIQKQQIKQSEGKLKLAQVKFKHGMANNFDLIEAEEELRRAQTNLVSVVIDYIVGTYAFRESIGTLLEQPAGL, from the coding sequence ATGGCATTGGGACGCGGTAGTGACATATCACGTGGAGTGAAAGGCTTGTCCTCGAGTCTGATTGCGGCAACGAGATGCAGACGCGGCTGCACTCTTGCGGCGCTCTGTGTCTTGTTCGTTCTGGGAATGATCCTGCCGGCGGGCGCTTTTACAACTCCCGCAGAAATCCAACAACCGGACAATGCTCCGCCTCAAACCGATGCAACCCAAGCTGGGGGCCCACCCCTCTCAAGCCCGCCGGGTGAAGGCCCCGGTTCCATCCAGGAAGAGCCGGGCTCTCATGCGCGTTCTCAAGATACCGCCGCAGCCGATCCTGTCCTTGTGCTGACGCTGGAAGATGCGATCAACCGCGCGCTTGAGGCGAACAGGAGCATCCTGGACGCCAGGGACAGGCTGGAGAGCGCCCGGCTATCGATCGTTTCGGCTGAGTCGGAGTTTGAACTCAAGCTCTTTCCAGACGCCGTGGCGGGAGTCACGGGCGGCGATGACGAGGACGACGGAGAGCTTCTCGGGGCTGGAATTTCGATCGAGAAGAAACTTCCCATCGGGACAGTCTTGGCAGTTCGCCCGAACGTGGAGAGAGACGATGACGTTTATAGGAGCAGCGTCGATTCCTTCCTTATACAACCGCTCCTGAGGGGGGCGGGCCGCGAATTCAATCTGGCGCTCGTGCGGGAATCGGAGTTCGGTGAGCGTTCATCAGAAAGATCGTTATACCTGACGCGCGCAGGTACCGTGATCTCAACGGTTGGAGCCGTATATTCTGTGATAGGCCAGCGTGAATTCGTGCGGCTGAATCTGGAATCCGTTTCGCGGCTGAAAGGCCATGCTCAGGCCGCTCGAGTCAAGGAGAAATTCGGACTGGCCACTCCGATCGATGTGTATCGTGCCGAAATACAGATGAAACAATCCGAAGATAGCCTGGCCACCGCCCAGGAAGCTTACCAGGATGCACTCGATAATCTGAGACTCATCCTTGCCCTTCCCATTGAGGAAGACATCGATGTCTCCGCGCCCCTGGACTACAGCATCGTCCGCATGAAAGAAGAAGAAGCGATCGAGATTGCGCTCCGAAACCGCGTGGAACTCAAGCAGGCGTGGGATACGGTAATGAATGTGGAGCGGCGATCCAGGGTGGCGAAACACGGGATACTTCCGGAGCTCAACGTGGTCTTGTCCTTTTCTCCGTTTCAAGAGAGCGCCGTATTTGAAGAGAGCCTGCAACTGGATAAATATTTCTGGGGAATCAATCTCACGAGCACGACGGATCTCGCCCGCACCGCGGAGCGCGCCGCATATGAACAGAGCCTGATCGAGGTTCAGGCGGCCTACAGAGACATGGTCCTTACACGCGACGAGGTGGTTCGCGACGTGAAAAGTTCGTTGCGCACCCTGATCAAAGCCGAACAAAGAATCGAGATCCAGAAACAACAGATAAAACAATCCGAAGGCAAGCTCAAGCTGGCCCAGGTGAAATTCAAGCACGGTATGGCGAACAACTTTGACCTGATCGAGGCGGAAGAGGAGTTGCGGAGGGCGCAGACAAATCTCGTTTCCGTCGTCATCGACTATATCGTCGGGACCTACGCCTTCAGGGAATCAATCGGGACTCTCCTGGAGCAACCAGCGGGGCTGTGA